The sequence below is a genomic window from Saccopteryx leptura isolate mSacLep1 chromosome 10, mSacLep1_pri_phased_curated, whole genome shotgun sequence.
tttctgaagttggaaacggggaggcagtcagacagactcccacatgcgcccgactgggatccacctggcatgcccaccagggggcggtgctctgctcatcgggggcgtagctctgctgcaatcagagccattctagtgcctgaggcagaggccacagagccatccccagctcctggaccaactttgctccaatggagccttggctgcgggaagggaagagagagacagagaggaaggagaggggtaggggtggagaagcagatgggtgcttctcctgtgtgccctggccgggaatcgaacctgggactcctgcacgccaggccaacgctctaccactgagccaaccgaccagggccaatttcccacccttttaatcctaaaatcttctcaacactaagcttttccccacacccttgactgttgcacgGTGAGTCCTTGGTCCATGTCAAAGTTGAAATGCCTCTGGAACAGAACAGTGGGAATGTCAAAGCAAAGCTTGAAATAAGTgagagggcagagggagagctATAAACTCAAGTATCATCAGAATAAGAAGTTTCCCAGCCCTgctagggtggtgcactcttatgaggaatcccatttatgcctcagataagtgactttgtatcagagacttccttgtttgtatattggatttcaAGCACtatagaggagagcagagtaggccacgtggaggagagaagaagcatccaagatggtggagtgctgaagaagaagccagttagtgcagagtatgtgcagagagaaggagatggggaacagaggttgtaaggccaggagccaccatcgtggccattcacatgcaggttcccattggatttgggcagacgataaagaaatggcggagtcagaggatggggggccatcctatttattggtgtctcaccaagacaggcaaaccacaaaagaagacaagggaaaagcagaaaaccagctcttcccatgaagggcaagggatcagggaagcccctgcaattgtgatagcaggaactgtgtgtccaagctcccggtctgtcccactttatagtgtagaaaaccaaaatcccttaatccaatatacaaacaaggaagtccccgatacaaagtcacccatccaaggcataattggattcctcatgagagtgcaccacccagatcatacaatcagtcaagggtgtggggaaaagcttagtcccaaaaccaaaccctaggctacaacgacctggcctgcttatagcctgtcccccacacccaatataagtcacaagcgagcaaacatatatatcatatttacaaacttatttgaccaacagaggtgaataaggctggtggggcagaaacctttgattctagaaaacttgaataagtcagtggctttgggagccctgaatggaaggggaagtgttttcccactgtgtgtatttcttgcttgccgggtgcgagctaggattaaaaaggtaatggcccactagtttttggctctgttgttttattaccgtctgtccgaatcaaatgtgaacctgcattggccaggcggctgtgatggtggccgtggctactggctttacactgagaaACTGACACAGATTGGAGAAGGGTAAGTGGACAGGAAGACAAGACATGGTGTGTGATCCTGGGTTGGATCCTGATCCAGGAAAAGGACTTCAGTAAGGCAAATGGCAAATGTGAGTGAGGTTGGAGGATGAGTTAGTAGTGGCCTCGGTTTGCTCATTTTCCTGTGGCTATAGAAGATGATAACATTTGGGGAAGCTGGGTGAAGTACAAATGGgaattctttgtaattttttttttaattttttatttatttattcatttttagagaggagagagagggagagagagagagaaggggggaggagctggaagcatcaactcccactcgtgccttgaccaggcaagcccagggttttgaaccggcaacctcagtgtttccaggtcgacgccccatccactgagccaccacaggtcaggctctttgtacTTTTTTGCAAGtctggaattttaaaattaaaagataaaaattaaaaaatatctaaaggagccttgaccaggcggtggtgcagtggatatagcgttggactgggaaacataggacccagattcgagacccctaggttgccagcttgagagtgggctcatctagcttgagcaaagctcaccagcttgagcccaaggtcactggcttgagcccaaggtcgctggcttgagcaagtagtcgctcagtctgctgtagccccctggtcaaggcacgtattgAGTTAAGAAACCCCCCTTTTACTGAGAGgcttaaaagacattttatgatttaggccaaacattcagagagattttgtaaatataatttttatacttgtgtgtgatttacaccagctcaaggtGGCTGATCACATTcttgcttaggaagggctattgtaaatagagaggtttttgtactagaagattttgaatggaaggaggaaggagactgggaccccctcccttccctacaCCTgtaaggaagaaggtaaacagccaggaatgtgggaggggaaagggagatttgagtagccctttcttctcccctttctttctcctaataggcgatttacaaatgcttatcttctgacatcatgtaagccccctcccataTCTTGAAATCGTGTGATTGAtatatgtacctctagacaaaggaatcacgagatCCATTTATGTGAActtatgttctgtaaagggtatataagatgtaagaaatctaatttcggggAGCACAGGATGATCAAACTCGGTCTTGGTATCAATGAGGATGACCCCGCGGCAGAGGAGAGCAGTGCTGCTGTGACAGAAGAGATGCCGCCCCTGGATGACACGTCGTGCATGGAGGAAGTGGACTAACCTCGCCCGAGGAATGACTCATGTGCTCAATTCTTTACCTTCATTCCCTTGGATAATATATTTTCaaggacttttttctttatttttcttaacattttaaaaatctgtatggCATGACAACTACTTAAGGAAAGAATAAGGTCTCTTTCCACTTCTAAGTGGATGATACTGGGATACTTCGGCACTAAAGAAGAgctagtttctttaaaaaaaaaaaaaaaaagaaatctaatttcggggAGCACATGTCTTTGGAACCACAGGCCCCACGTGCTCCGCcggctttaataaattctcttttccctcttatacagttgtctgagtgtctattctccattgggttgttttcttgcaacaatatgagaaagcaatcaatgaacaactaagatgcctcaataaagaaatgatgcttctcatctctctcttttcctgtctgtctgtccctatctgtccctctctctgtctctgtcacaagaaaaaaaaaaaatctaaaggagaAAAGGAACTTCCACTTTCCAATACTCCACCAAGAACCTGTGCCTTTCCCAGGCTTCCATATTTTGGGAAACAGCAGCTTCATCCTTGCTATGAAAGGTTATCCTTGACTCCTTTCTTTCTCATACCTCACATTCAATCCTTCTAGTTCCAAAACATGTTCCGAATCTGTGCGCACACCTCCCTCTACCCTTCTCGCCCTGCTGAGCTGAGAGCCACCAGGCCTTTTCACCCTAAGGCTGCTGGGGCTTGGTGCCTGGCCCAACACTGCCTTTCTGCTCCTAAGATGCTCCGGTTTATCCCCATGCCCTCCAACGGCTGGTTCTCTGTGGTTCTTCAGGTCTCAACCCAGTGcccctcctccagggagccttcCTGGACCACTCTATCCCATAGCTACCCTACGTATACAATCCTCATTCAAGACTGTGCTGGTTTCCATACTGCActcatttctctctttgtcttcctgTGGTTAATGTGAATTCCATTGGTGACTGGGCTTCTCTCTGAAGGGTCCCAGCATCCAACCAGTGCCAGGTACATAGATGGTAAGGGTGACTAAACCCATGAAATGGTGCACTGGTTGAAGGTGCTGCCCACTGTAGCCCTGTCTCCTCCCCTGAGAGGTCATCATTCTTGGGTGCACGTATGGCTCCTTGAGTACTTCAGCTGCCAAAGGCAGGCCTGGAGGGACTTTCTCCAGGTCTCTTTAGGGTCTCCGGGCAGCTCTGGCCTCCACTGGAGGCATCTCCAGAATTCCAAGACTGTCTCTGGAATGCTGGGCCTGTCTGAGGAATGCCAAGGCTAGGGCACAGGTGGGGAGGCTATAGAATGGGTGGGTGGAGCAACGACAGCTGCTGACATTCTGGCTGGAGCCTAGACACCATAGCAGCTGTCCCTCCTGCAAGCCCAACCACTCACACCTCCACTTCCTTGCAGCACCCCCCACCCAAGACCAGTGTCACTCTTCCAGCTGCAGCTCTGGCCTAGACACCCCCTCTAAGTTGAGAGCCACCAGTCCTTGAGCCTCCACTTCCTGTCAGGGAGGAAGAGTGGGTTGCTGCAGCCTCTGAGGTTTGAGAAAACTGGGAATTATTCCCACATGGGCCTGGTCCATCAGACAGAGCCCTCACTGGGAGCCACATGGCTCTGCTCTCCCCCAGACTCTGTGGATGGCCTTTACAGGTTCTTGTACCTCTCTGGGCCCCAAGGTCCTCAACCTGTCACATGGGTGAGAGGAGGTAAACAATATATCCCTTGGTCCCTGGGAGTCCATGTTCCCAGAGGGAAATGTGAGTGGCAGACAGACTATGGCTACAGGCCCACTGGGCCTTGTCCCCAGCAAAAGCCAAGCTGGAGCTGCTGTTATTTCTCCTTCCAAGCACAGGACCTCCTGCCCAGCTGCCAACTGACTGATATAAGCCATGAGCCCCAGGAGCTTgtgaaatgcagattcctgggccatCATAAACTCCAGATGCTGAATCGCTGGAAATGGGGCCTGGGCATCAGCAGTTAAAGAAAGGAAGCAGCAGGGTATGCAGCATGGTAGACTCTGATCTAACCTAACCCCTCCTATAGAAGGCAATgtggggccctggctgcttggctcagtggtagagcattggtctggcgtgtggaagtcccaggttcaattcccagccagggcacacaggagaagcgcccatctgcttctccacccttcctcctctcctttctctctatctgtctcttccactcccgcagccaaggctccattggagcaaagttggcctgggcactgaggatggctccatggcctccacctcaggtgctagaatagctccggttgcaatggagcaacgctccagatgggcagagcattgcccccaacTGGGTTTGCTGGTCGGGCGCatttgagagtctgtctctctgccttccactTCTCAgttccaaaaaatacaaaataaaaaaaaaatagaaggcaatGTTCAGGGGTGGTTAGAGCACAGGCTCTGGAATAGGGATGGTTTGGTCCTCAGGGCAGGAGTCAACACTGGCTGGCAAAATGTCCACAGCCCTTGGGAAGGAAAGCCAGAAACCAGGCCTCCAGGAAGCAGGACTTTATTTGCATTCCCTAGGACAGGGCTGAGGAGGGAAGCAGGAGGGCCCTCGGTCAAGGACAGGACCAGAATCACATCCTGTggaccccagccccctgccccagggCCCAGCTGGAGTTGGAAGGTGGCAAATGCAGCTCTGAGTGATAGTCAGCATCTACTCCACCCCCTTCATGAACTCCAGGAATTCTGTggagagaaaggcaggcaggTCAGAGAGGGGGGCCATCGGGCATGGGCAGCAGGAGATCCAGTGTACCACCGCTCACCATCATAGTCGATGCGCCCATCGTTGTTCTTGTCGCCATCCTTCATGAGCTCCTCAATGTCATCTTCCGTGATGGTCTCACCTGTAGCCTGAAGCATCACCTTCAGCTCATCCAGATCAATGTAGCCATCAGCATTTCTGCAGGGAGTAGGAGCCAAGGGGAGGTCTCAGAGCCTATGACAGAGGCCAGGGTGAGGGAGAGGCAGCCCCACTCACAATCCAGGGAGGCAGAGCAGGGCCGCTGGGAGATGAGGCATCCCACTCTCCCACTGCATAGAATAGGAGACTGAGGCCTGGAGGTCATAAGACTGTTCCTTTCCCCAGCTCTCTGTCAGTGCTGGGATCAGAGGTCAAGGGTCACACACTTACTTGTCGAACATGCGAAAGAGGTCAGATAGTTCCTCCTCAGACTTCCCTTTACTGTCATCCTTCATGCACCGAACCATCATGACCAGGAACTCATCaaaatccactgtgccactgcctgggggGTGGAAGGCATGGCCATTATAGAGGGATGCTTAGAACATCTGGCACCACCCTTGACCCTAGACCCTGGTGTTCTTACTGCATCACCAACTCCACGAGGCAAGGTGGTTACTATACCCATTTTACATGAGATGACCGAGGCTCAGAAAGACTAAAAGCTCCTTCAAGAACACAGGGTAATAAGTGACCAAGCCAGGATTCGGGTCCCCAGTGACCTGGGGGTGCTATGGGCATGGGGGTGAGGGGGCAGAGGGGCTTACCATCTTCGTCCACCTCATCAATCATCTCCTGCAGCTCCTCGGGTGTGGGGTTCTGGCCCAGCATCCTCATCACCTTGCCCAGTTCCTTGGTGCtgatgcagccatcctcagcgcccagcacAAAGATGTCAAAGGCTGCTTTGAACTCTGTGTCCGAGGGGGAAGATGGAG
It includes:
- the TNNC1 gene encoding troponin C, slow skeletal and cardiac muscles — its product is MDDIYKAAVEQLTEEQKNEFKAAFDIFVLGAEDGCISTKELGKVMRMLGQNPTPEELQEMIDEVDEDGSGTVDFDEFLVMMVRCMKDDSKGKSEEELSDLFRMFDKNADGYIDLDELKVMLQATGETITEDDIEELMKDGDKNNDGRIDYDEFLEFMKGVE